A window of the Miscanthus floridulus cultivar M001 chromosome 14, ASM1932011v1, whole genome shotgun sequence genome harbors these coding sequences:
- the LOC136503845 gene encoding uncharacterized protein: protein MEPLAEENKKLREAMNLSEKNIQRARRERDLAESNSQDLEHQRGVLSEKLAATSEQLQKKSDQLATVSEQLKKASEQLDKKCEQLKSVSEQKSGYRHKAKAKFDVLVQEAKTQKENFDTLVAAIKPVLDCVDLDTAI from the exons atggagcccctcgccgaggagaacaagaaactcagggAGGCGATGAACCTTTCAGAGAAGAACATCCAGAGAGCTCGGCGTgagcgagaccttgcagagtccaactCGCAAGACCTAGAACATCAGAGGGGAGTCCTGTCTGAAAAGTTGGCGGCTACATCCGAGCAGTTGCAGAAAAAATCCGATCAGCTGGCCACTGTGTCCGAGCAACTGAAAAAAGCCTCCGAGCAGTTGGACAAGAAATGTGAACAGCTCAAAAGTGTATCCGAGCAAAAATCCG gctatcgtcataaagccaaggcaaagttcgacgtgctggtgcaggaggccaagacTCAAAAGGAGAACTTCGACACTCTAGTTGCCGCAATTAAGCCAGTGCTTGATTGTGTCGACCTGGACACAGCTATTTAG